The following proteins come from a genomic window of Pyxidicoccus sp. MSG2:
- a CDS encoding S9 family peptidase produces the protein MNLGALPLIVSLLAAQAAPSSKAPSQVPGIAPLPGQPNVWVSNVPPVPPELRQRLDQYLEARSASLVDVTGDGKQVLISTRFANTNQLHVVEMPMGARTQLTFTDEPITNARFQPGNPQAIYYLQDKGGGEFFQLFRLDRRTGRSELLTDGKSRHEGLRVSRDGGWVTYGGTGRNGKDTDVYVAPTSDAKQARRVTEAEGTWLPVEFSPDGSKLLVVQTRAVDDSDLHVVDLKTGERRQLTPKEGKGSVGAAVFTQDGQAVYLVTDRYGDFAELYRLELAKAPFTGTPVSLTKSVRWNVVSATLSSDGRQLAVGINEDGYVRVYLLDTRTQKLAPVEIPKGVVSTLRFPLQRPDLLAFAMGDARSPSDVWTVDLKTRKPTRWTRSEVGGIDTDLFTMPELVRYPSTDGVKVPAFLYKPKHATGKVPVVVVFHGGPESQSLPTFSNFTQYLVTELGMAVLVPNVRGSDGYGKAYRAMDDGVKREQSLADIGATLDFIASRQDLDAARVGVYGGSYGGYMTLAAVTFFPERIKAAVDVVGISSLGSFLQNTQAYRRDLRRAEYGDERDAEVRKVQERISPLGAVEKIRAALYVQQGANDPRVPQSEAEQVVQAVRKRGSDVWYMLATDEGHGFQKKDNRDYAQMTALMFLEKHLGTAPAPTGGATGSK, from the coding sequence ATGAACCTCGGAGCCCTTCCCCTCATCGTGTCGCTGCTCGCCGCGCAGGCCGCGCCGTCGTCCAAGGCGCCGTCGCAGGTGCCCGGAATCGCCCCGCTGCCCGGTCAGCCGAACGTCTGGGTGAGCAACGTGCCGCCCGTGCCGCCGGAACTGCGCCAGCGGCTGGACCAGTACCTGGAGGCGCGCTCGGCCTCGCTGGTGGACGTGACGGGTGACGGGAAGCAGGTGCTCATCTCCACGCGCTTCGCGAACACCAACCAGCTCCACGTGGTGGAGATGCCCATGGGCGCGCGCACGCAGCTCACCTTCACGGACGAGCCCATCACCAACGCGCGCTTCCAGCCCGGCAACCCGCAGGCCATCTACTACCTGCAGGACAAGGGTGGCGGTGAGTTCTTCCAGCTCTTCCGGTTGGACCGCCGCACGGGCCGCTCCGAGCTGCTCACCGACGGCAAGAGCCGCCACGAGGGCCTGCGCGTCTCCCGCGACGGCGGTTGGGTGACGTACGGCGGTACGGGACGCAACGGCAAGGACACGGACGTGTACGTGGCCCCCACCAGCGACGCGAAGCAGGCCCGCCGCGTCACCGAGGCGGAGGGGACGTGGCTCCCGGTGGAGTTCTCTCCGGACGGCTCGAAGCTGCTCGTCGTCCAGACTCGCGCGGTGGACGACTCGGATCTGCACGTGGTGGACCTGAAGACGGGCGAGCGCCGCCAGCTCACCCCGAAGGAGGGCAAGGGCAGCGTCGGCGCCGCCGTCTTCACCCAGGACGGGCAGGCCGTGTACCTGGTGACGGACCGCTACGGCGACTTCGCCGAGCTGTACCGCCTGGAGCTGGCGAAGGCGCCCTTCACCGGGACGCCCGTGTCGCTGACGAAGTCGGTGCGGTGGAACGTGGTGAGCGCGACGCTGTCGTCGGACGGCCGCCAGCTCGCGGTGGGCATCAACGAGGACGGCTACGTCCGCGTGTACCTGCTGGACACGCGCACGCAGAAGCTGGCGCCGGTGGAGATTCCGAAGGGCGTGGTGTCCACGCTGCGCTTCCCGCTCCAGCGCCCGGACCTGCTGGCCTTCGCGATGGGCGACGCGCGCTCGCCCTCGGACGTCTGGACGGTGGACCTCAAGACGCGCAAGCCCACGCGGTGGACGCGCTCGGAGGTGGGTGGCATCGACACGGACCTCTTCACCATGCCGGAGCTGGTGCGCTACCCGTCCACCGACGGCGTGAAGGTGCCGGCCTTCCTCTACAAGCCGAAGCACGCCACCGGGAAGGTGCCCGTCGTCGTCGTCTTCCACGGCGGCCCCGAGTCGCAGAGCCTCCCCACCTTCAGCAACTTCACCCAGTACCTGGTGACGGAGCTGGGCATGGCGGTGCTGGTGCCCAACGTGCGCGGCTCGGACGGGTACGGCAAGGCGTACCGGGCCATGGATGACGGCGTGAAGCGCGAGCAGAGCCTCGCGGACATCGGCGCGACGCTGGACTTCATCGCCTCGCGTCAGGATTTGGACGCGGCGCGGGTGGGTGTCTACGGCGGCTCGTACGGCGGCTACATGACGCTGGCGGCGGTGACCTTCTTCCCGGAGCGCATCAAGGCCGCGGTGGATGTGGTGGGCATCTCCTCGCTGGGCAGCTTCCTCCAGAATACGCAGGCGTATCGGCGGGACCTGCGGCGCGCGGAGTACGGCGACGAGCGCGACGCCGAGGTGCGCAAGGTGCAGGAGCGCATCTCCCCACTGGGCGCGGTGGAGAAGATTCGCGCCGCGCTCTACGTGCAGCAGGGGGCCAATGACCCGCGCGTGCCGCAGTCGGAGGCGGAGCAGGTCGTCCAGGCGGTGCGCAAGCGCGGCTCGGACGTCTGGTACATGCTGGCCACCGACGAGGGCCATGGCTTCCAGAAGAAGGACAACCGTGACTACGCGCAGATGACCGCGCTGATGTTCCTGGAGAAGCACCTGGGCACCGCGCCCGCGCCGACGGGTGGCGCTACCGGCTCGAAGTAG
- a CDS encoding DUF3592 domain-containing protein, with amino-acid sequence MEDPPALSAPHAHSRLITSQQGPCSSYAPDAQRVTHHYASGNHVPVHYEPADPSVSCLEVGNAGIASYVLALGGVALTVIAA; translated from the coding sequence ATGGAGGACCCTCCAGCCCTCTCTGCGCCCCATGCCCACTCGCGCCTCATCACGTCGCAACAGGGTCCCTGTTCCTCCTATGCGCCGGATGCGCAGCGCGTGACGCACCACTATGCGTCCGGCAACCACGTGCCCGTGCACTACGAGCCGGCGGACCCGTCCGTGTCCTGCCTGGAGGTGGGCAACGCCGGCATCGCCAGCTACGTGCTCGCGCTCGGCGGGGTGGCGCTGACGGTCATCGCGGCCTGA
- a CDS encoding acyl-CoA desaturase — MDTRWGEAKLDAGKVFRWCLVHVGAVAGGWLFFSWSAVAVFAVLTGVTMCLGVSVGIHRGLIHRAFRAPLAVERTLGFVGTLAGLGGVIGMSRMHHLRDFHQNQPEAECPPYFGYRDGFARVMAYALFHTWHARDAAVYPPVEPRVAEDAFFRALERAGLWLQVPLALGLYAIGGASWVAWGVFVRLALTPDGFWCVHYVSHVEGEQPYELPGCAEQGRNAGWLALVSMGESWHNNHHAYPGSAQMGLGWRQPDPGWWTVRALAALGLVHEVKGLADLPLRAGARRKKEPGQPSRRQGGRKPRPPLRRHGGPRFQPV; from the coding sequence ATGGACACGCGGTGGGGTGAGGCGAAGCTGGACGCGGGGAAGGTGTTCCGCTGGTGCCTGGTGCACGTGGGCGCCGTCGCGGGCGGCTGGCTGTTCTTCTCGTGGAGCGCGGTGGCGGTGTTCGCCGTGCTCACAGGCGTGACGATGTGTCTCGGCGTGTCGGTGGGCATCCACCGCGGCCTCATCCACCGCGCCTTCCGCGCGCCGCTCGCGGTGGAGCGGACGCTCGGCTTCGTGGGCACGCTGGCGGGCCTGGGCGGCGTCATCGGCATGAGCCGCATGCACCACCTGCGCGACTTCCACCAGAACCAGCCGGAGGCCGAATGCCCGCCCTACTTCGGCTACCGCGACGGCTTCGCGCGCGTCATGGCGTACGCCCTCTTCCACACGTGGCACGCCCGGGACGCCGCCGTGTACCCGCCCGTGGAGCCTCGCGTGGCGGAGGACGCCTTCTTCCGCGCCCTGGAGCGCGCGGGGCTGTGGCTCCAGGTGCCACTCGCGCTGGGGCTGTATGCCATTGGCGGCGCCTCGTGGGTGGCCTGGGGTGTCTTCGTGCGACTGGCGCTCACGCCGGACGGCTTCTGGTGCGTCCACTACGTGAGCCACGTGGAGGGCGAGCAGCCCTACGAGTTGCCCGGCTGCGCGGAGCAGGGACGCAACGCGGGCTGGCTCGCGCTCGTGAGCATGGGTGAGTCGTGGCACAACAACCACCACGCGTACCCGGGCTCGGCGCAGATGGGGCTCGGCTGGCGGCAGCCGGACCCGGGCTGGTGGACGGTGCGCGCGCTCGCCGCGCTGGGGCTCGTGCACGAGGTGAAGGGCCTCGCGGACCTGCCGCTGCGCGCCGGGGCTCGCAGGAAGAAGGAGCCCGGACAGCCCTCGCGGCGTCAGGGTGGCCGCAAGCCCCGGCCTCCCCTGCGGCGCCACGGAGGGCCCCGCTTCCAGCCCGTGTGA
- a CDS encoding ABC transporter permease/M1 family aminopeptidase — protein sequence MNTQRLGTVVRTELAHQVRRPLFVILLLITFLTVWGLSSGNVTIESGASQVGGQKAWVTSEFAVSQTLIFLTFLLYTFFISVGAGMGVIADEEARVGPILHTTPLTPREYVWGKFLAVLAAYGLALGAMVAFLVFFHHVVPAGENAEYRGPLSLLNYVRPALFFGVPLLVFMAGTAFAVGELTRRPVLVYFLPVVLMFICAFFLWDWAPGWLDPRVNRLLMAVEPAGLRWLSETWVKVDRGVEFYNHERVGLDALFVLSRLGFIAVGLGGVAWSARHVAQGLRGAPVRPVKGKTLADVPPATPLGTFREHAPLASLNMGVRAPGLLSGLWDVARVEARGLLSQPGLYLFVPIILLQTVVQSLNAVGPFDTPLLATPGHFAVRSMGQASTLVCLLLMFYTVESLERERAFFFAPIHDATPVRTLSVLLGKAFANSLVGVAILMVMWLAVSLVQLAQGKVSVALVPYAIVWGLLMLPTFVLWTCFVLAARAVAGGRFGAYGLALAVLCLTGFAAVRGELNWATNWPLWGTVLWSDLGPFELDRTVLVLNRVGALGLAAFFAALAVRLDGRRAPDSVSLLERLKPRGLLSGAWRLTPWMVVPAVALIGAAVQVGQGWQGDAAKKRAKEYWQKNLATWKDAPQPAIQDVDLDVDLEPEAGTFHTRGTYTLVNRHDKALESFALTGGDHWEDVRWTVDGKEFEAEDRSRLYVFKPAGGMAPGAVLRVGFDFHGRFPKGATKSGGKVEEFILPSGVVLTSFGPSFAPVIGFKDDIGVDPKENKYEPRVYSDRFYEGQTEAAWGTGTPFTTRIRVTGPEDYTLNSAGVLESDEVKDGRRASVWKSDHPMSMFNIVAGKWTVLRGEGTAVFHHPSHVYNVKEMQRGLDAARKYYSEWFYPYPWKELKLSEFPGLATYAQGFATNITFSESIGFLTKSTSKANAVLLITAHEAAHQWWGNMLIPGKGPGGDVLSEGTSHYSALKLAEQLEGPAMRMEIAKRLEERYGKDRRLDAEQSLVKLDNTREGDNTVLYDKGGWVFWMMEDLLGREAMHAGIQAFLRQYIPSADHPVLQDFTAAMRPFAKDAAAYDAFVQQWFHEVHVPEYRLSAASVKQEGAQWVATVTVENTGTGRMPVEVAAVKGERFPERTEEEAAKGPATQSPDYRDARTTVVLGAGEKAEVTVRADFAPERWVVDPDVRVLQLRRESAVLKL from the coding sequence GTGAATACCCAAAGACTGGGCACCGTGGTGCGCACGGAGCTCGCGCACCAGGTGCGCCGCCCGTTGTTCGTCATCCTGCTGCTCATCACCTTCTTGACGGTGTGGGGCCTGTCGTCCGGCAACGTGACGATTGAGTCCGGGGCCAGCCAGGTGGGCGGACAGAAGGCGTGGGTGACGAGCGAGTTCGCCGTCTCGCAGACGCTCATCTTCCTCACCTTCCTCCTCTACACGTTCTTCATCTCGGTGGGCGCGGGCATGGGCGTCATCGCGGATGAAGAGGCCCGGGTGGGTCCCATCCTCCACACCACGCCGCTGACGCCGCGCGAGTACGTGTGGGGCAAGTTCCTCGCGGTGCTGGCCGCGTACGGGCTGGCGCTCGGGGCGATGGTGGCCTTCCTGGTGTTCTTCCACCACGTGGTGCCCGCGGGAGAGAACGCGGAGTACCGGGGCCCGCTGTCGCTGCTCAACTACGTGCGGCCGGCGCTCTTCTTCGGCGTGCCGCTGCTCGTGTTCATGGCGGGCACGGCCTTCGCGGTGGGCGAGCTGACGCGGCGGCCGGTGCTCGTCTACTTCCTGCCCGTGGTGCTGATGTTCATCTGCGCCTTCTTCCTCTGGGACTGGGCGCCCGGGTGGTTGGACCCACGGGTGAATCGACTCCTCATGGCGGTGGAGCCGGCGGGCCTGCGGTGGCTGAGCGAGACATGGGTGAAGGTCGACCGGGGCGTGGAGTTCTACAACCACGAGCGCGTGGGCCTGGACGCGCTCTTCGTCCTCAGCCGGTTGGGCTTCATCGCGGTGGGCCTGGGCGGCGTGGCCTGGAGCGCGCGGCACGTGGCGCAGGGGCTGCGCGGCGCGCCGGTGCGGCCGGTGAAGGGGAAGACGCTGGCGGACGTGCCACCCGCCACGCCGCTGGGGACGTTCCGCGAGCACGCGCCGCTGGCGTCGCTGAACATGGGCGTGCGCGCGCCGGGGCTGCTGTCCGGCCTGTGGGACGTGGCGCGCGTGGAGGCGCGGGGCCTGCTGTCGCAGCCGGGGCTCTACCTCTTCGTGCCCATCATCCTGTTGCAGACGGTGGTGCAGTCGCTCAACGCGGTGGGCCCGTTCGACACGCCGCTGCTGGCCACGCCGGGGCACTTCGCGGTGCGGAGCATGGGGCAGGCGTCCACGCTCGTGTGCCTGCTGCTCATGTTCTACACGGTGGAGTCGCTGGAGCGGGAGCGCGCCTTCTTCTTCGCGCCCATCCATGACGCCACCCCGGTGCGCACGCTGTCGGTGCTGCTGGGCAAGGCCTTCGCCAACAGCCTGGTGGGCGTGGCCATCCTGATGGTGATGTGGCTGGCGGTGTCGCTGGTGCAGTTGGCGCAGGGGAAGGTGTCGGTGGCGCTGGTGCCGTACGCCATCGTCTGGGGGCTGCTGATGCTGCCCACCTTCGTGCTGTGGACGTGCTTCGTGCTGGCGGCGCGCGCGGTGGCCGGCGGGCGCTTCGGGGCGTATGGCCTCGCGCTCGCGGTGCTGTGTCTCACCGGCTTCGCGGCGGTGCGCGGCGAGCTGAACTGGGCGACGAACTGGCCGTTGTGGGGCACGGTGCTGTGGTCGGACCTGGGGCCGTTCGAATTGGACCGCACGGTGCTCGTCCTCAACCGGGTGGGCGCGCTGGGGTTGGCCGCCTTCTTCGCGGCGCTGGCGGTGCGGCTGGACGGGCGGCGGGCGCCGGACTCGGTGAGCCTGCTGGAGCGGCTGAAGCCTCGCGGGCTCTTGAGCGGTGCGTGGCGGCTGACGCCGTGGATGGTGGTGCCGGCGGTGGCGCTCATCGGCGCGGCGGTACAGGTGGGGCAGGGTTGGCAGGGGGACGCGGCGAAGAAGCGCGCCAAGGAGTACTGGCAGAAGAACCTGGCGACGTGGAAGGACGCGCCGCAGCCCGCGATTCAGGACGTGGACCTGGACGTGGACCTGGAGCCCGAGGCCGGCACGTTCCACACGCGCGGCACGTACACGCTGGTGAACCGGCACGACAAGGCGCTGGAGTCCTTCGCCCTCACCGGCGGGGACCACTGGGAGGACGTGCGCTGGACGGTGGACGGGAAGGAGTTCGAGGCGGAGGACCGCTCGCGGCTGTATGTCTTCAAGCCCGCGGGCGGCATGGCGCCGGGCGCGGTGCTGCGCGTGGGCTTCGACTTCCACGGCCGTTTCCCCAAAGGCGCGACGAAGAGTGGCGGGAAGGTGGAGGAGTTCATCCTGCCGTCGGGTGTGGTGCTCACCAGCTTCGGCCCCTCGTTCGCACCGGTCATCGGCTTCAAGGACGACATTGGCGTGGACCCGAAGGAGAACAAGTACGAGCCGCGCGTGTACTCCGACAGGTTCTACGAGGGACAGACGGAGGCCGCATGGGGCACGGGCACTCCCTTCACCACGCGCATCCGCGTGACGGGGCCGGAGGACTACACGCTCAACTCCGCGGGTGTGCTGGAGAGCGACGAGGTGAAGGACGGCCGCCGCGCCAGCGTGTGGAAGAGCGACCACCCGATGAGCATGTTCAACATCGTCGCGGGGAAGTGGACGGTGCTGCGCGGTGAGGGCACGGCCGTCTTCCACCACCCGTCACACGTCTACAACGTGAAGGAGATGCAGCGCGGGCTGGACGCGGCGCGCAAGTACTACTCGGAGTGGTTCTATCCGTATCCGTGGAAGGAATTGAAGCTGTCCGAGTTCCCCGGCCTGGCCACGTACGCGCAGGGCTTCGCGACGAACATCACCTTCTCGGAGAGCATCGGCTTCCTCACCAAGAGCACGTCGAAGGCGAACGCGGTGCTGCTGATTACCGCGCACGAGGCGGCGCACCAGTGGTGGGGCAACATGCTGATTCCGGGCAAGGGCCCCGGCGGCGACGTGCTGTCGGAGGGCACGTCGCACTACTCGGCGCTGAAACTGGCCGAGCAGCTGGAAGGGCCCGCGATGCGGATGGAAATCGCGAAGCGGCTGGAGGAGCGCTACGGGAAGGACCGCCGCCTGGACGCGGAGCAGTCGCTGGTGAAGCTGGACAACACGCGCGAGGGCGACAACACCGTCCTCTACGACAAGGGCGGCTGGGTGTTCTGGATGATGGAGGACCTGCTCGGCCGCGAGGCGATGCACGCGGGCATCCAGGCCTTCCTGCGCCAGTACATCCCGAGCGCGGACCACCCGGTGCTGCAGGACTTCACCGCGGCGATGCGGCCCTTCGCGAAGGACGCGGCGGCCTATGACGCCTTCGTCCAGCAGTGGTTCCACGAGGTCCACGTACCGGAGTACCGGCTGTCCGCCGCCAGCGTGAAGCAGGAGGGCGCGCAGTGGGTGGCCACGGTGACGGTGGAGAACACCGGCACCGGGCGCATGCCCGTGGAGGTGGCCGCGGTGAAGGGCGAGCGCTTCCCGGAGCGGACGGAGGAGGAGGCCGCGAAGGGCCCGGCGACCCAGTCTCCGGACTACCGGGACGCGCGGACGACGGTGGTGCTGGGGGCGGGAGAGAAGGCGGAGGTGACGGTGCGCGCCGACTTCGCACCCGAGCGCTGGGTGGTGGACCCGGACGTGCGCGTGCTGCAGCTCCGGCGTGAGAGCGCGGTGCTGAAGCTGTGA
- a CDS encoding ABC transporter ATP-binding protein translates to MLSLRNLVKVYPGPVAALRGVDLDVPRGMFGLLGPNGAGKSTLMKILSGLLEPTSGEVTLDGTDIVRNPEALRPHLGYLPQEFGFYPYLTGEAMLLYLLKLKGVTAPQGLKKLCAELLERVNLTFAAKRKVKEYSGGMRQRLGIAQALAGNPKLIIVDEPTAGLDPEERLRFYRLLAEVAHERTVLLSTHIVEDVAMLCPRFAVIRQGRVVAITSPTDAKAAIQGTIFEGTASAAELSELQRTRRVTQAVLFEGRNRVRIHAPNAAVPAGFERVTPTLEDAYLLLMKDEQSPAEASTSVHEVAR, encoded by the coding sequence ATGCTCTCCCTCCGCAATCTGGTGAAGGTGTACCCCGGCCCCGTCGCCGCCCTGCGCGGCGTGGACCTGGACGTGCCGCGCGGCATGTTCGGCCTGCTGGGGCCCAACGGCGCCGGCAAGTCCACGCTGATGAAGATTCTGTCGGGCCTGCTGGAGCCCACCTCGGGGGAGGTGACGCTGGACGGGACGGACATCGTCCGCAATCCGGAGGCGCTGCGCCCGCACCTGGGCTACCTGCCGCAGGAGTTCGGCTTCTACCCGTACCTCACCGGCGAGGCGATGCTGCTGTACCTCCTCAAGCTCAAGGGCGTCACCGCGCCGCAGGGCCTGAAGAAGCTGTGCGCGGAGTTGCTCGAGCGGGTGAATCTCACCTTCGCCGCGAAGCGGAAGGTGAAGGAGTACTCGGGTGGCATGCGGCAGCGGCTCGGCATTGCCCAGGCGCTGGCGGGCAACCCGAAGCTCATCATCGTGGACGAGCCCACCGCGGGCCTGGACCCCGAGGAGCGTCTGCGCTTCTACCGCCTGCTGGCGGAGGTGGCCCACGAGCGCACGGTGCTGCTGTCCACGCACATCGTCGAGGACGTGGCCATGTTGTGCCCGCGCTTCGCCGTCATCCGCCAGGGACGCGTGGTGGCGATTACGTCCCCCACCGACGCGAAGGCCGCCATTCAAGGCACCATCTTCGAGGGCACCGCCTCTGCCGCCGAGCTGTCCGAGTTGCAGCGCACCCGCCGAGTCACCCAGGCGGTGCTCTTCGAGGGCCGCAACCGCGTGCGCATCCACGCGCCGAACGCCGCCGTGCCCGCGGGCTTCGAGCGCGTGACGCCCACGCTGGAGGACGCTTACCTCCTCCTGATGAAGGACGAGCAGTCGCCCGCCGAGGCCTCCACGTCCGTCCATGAGGTGGCGCGGTGA
- a CDS encoding VOC family protein — MPKAIPDGYHSVTPYLALSNASQAIEFYKAALGATELYRMPMPGGKVAHAELQIGDSRIMVSDEYPDMGAKSPKHFGGTPVGLCIYTENVDALAERFVKAGGKVVRPLENQFYGDRSGQFVDPEGFKWTLAQHVEDVSPEEMNRRMAKMGG; from the coding sequence ATGCCCAAGGCGATTCCCGACGGATATCACTCCGTCACGCCGTACCTCGCGCTGAGCAATGCCTCGCAGGCCATCGAGTTCTACAAGGCCGCCCTCGGCGCCACCGAGCTGTACCGGATGCCGATGCCTGGCGGAAAGGTCGCCCACGCGGAGCTGCAGATTGGCGACTCGCGCATCATGGTGTCCGACGAGTACCCGGACATGGGCGCCAAGAGCCCGAAGCACTTCGGCGGCACGCCGGTGGGCCTGTGCATCTACACGGAGAACGTGGACGCGCTCGCCGAGCGCTTCGTGAAGGCCGGCGGCAAGGTGGTGCGGCCGCTGGAGAACCAGTTCTACGGCGACCGCTCCGGCCAGTTCGTGGACCCCGAGGGCTTCAAGTGGACGCTCGCGCAGCACGTCGAGGACGTGTCGCCCGAGGAGATGAACCGCCGCATGGCGAAGATGGGCGGGTAG
- a CDS encoding GAF domain-containing protein — protein sequence MTRSAVSRWGEPWQYGAQAPEVEERLALLAEASRVLADVSLEPPAVMERLCELVVPLLGAACALRLTSEDGRWLRTVASASASPETRPLFQSLIAPVLRADEGPSAEVLRSGQPLWVPRQEVEELRRLVPPQHHGLLDRLPFTRSLVLPLRTRGRGLGTLTVWREPAAAPFEAGEQLLLQELADRAAQALDVARAYAAERRARQAAEVAAGRLARLQRVTAELSQVLTAPRVAEVVVDQGVEAVGARGGGFWLVEPGDGQARLLRCTGEDSRMLTGVFGVVPLEHASPITESIRDARPVWLETPDALALRFPELAERCRRAQGSPAPSSVCLPLLVDGRALGTLLFTFSEPHAFDDDERAFLELLAHHAAQALARARLLEQEQRARAALREAHQTLAAIIQASPAAILLLDMDGTVRLWNPAAERMFGWTADEALGQALPVVSASRHEEFRHHLEGVAQGRVLAGVETEGQHRDGTPIQVALWTARVCPPGGPVQCLGILVDITGRRRSEDAQRFLAGAGGVLAASLEQEETLERVAHLAVPAYAEACGVFLADEAGEARCVATACAGSSAPGSTQAQALEAAAQAVPAPGLEVVSRAMASGEPALHPGLELDASGDARAWLCVPLQVRGQTLGALTFVTSRRPYDARDLELAQELSRRAALAIDNARLYREARQAIRLREEFLSIASHELKTPISALQLQVQNLEAALKRSPSGIPPDRLRRGLEAVGRQLKRQTQLVNELLDVSRISAGRLELSLEPLDLGALVREVAERFEPELARTGTPLELVLAPDAVGQWDRLRLDQVLTNLLSNAVKYGRSQPVRMELTATDERVRLDVRDGGIGIGAEHLSRLFHRFERAVSERNYGGFGLGLWIARQMVEAMGGHIAVCSHLGVGSTFTVELPRAAG from the coding sequence ATGACCAGGTCGGCGGTATCCAGATGGGGTGAGCCGTGGCAGTACGGGGCGCAGGCGCCAGAGGTGGAGGAGCGGCTGGCGCTGCTGGCCGAGGCCTCACGGGTGCTGGCCGACGTCAGCCTGGAACCCCCGGCCGTCATGGAGCGGCTGTGCGAGCTGGTGGTGCCCCTGCTCGGCGCCGCGTGCGCGCTGCGGCTGACGTCCGAGGACGGCCGGTGGCTGCGCACGGTGGCCTCCGCCTCCGCCTCGCCGGAGACGCGGCCCCTCTTCCAGTCCCTCATCGCCCCGGTGCTGCGCGCGGACGAGGGCCCCTCCGCCGAAGTCCTGCGCTCGGGCCAGCCCCTGTGGGTGCCGCGCCAGGAGGTGGAGGAATTGCGCCGCCTGGTGCCCCCGCAGCACCACGGCCTGCTGGACCGGCTTCCCTTCACCCGCTCACTGGTGCTGCCCCTGCGCACGCGGGGACGGGGGCTGGGGACGCTCACCGTGTGGCGGGAGCCGGCGGCGGCGCCCTTCGAAGCGGGAGAGCAGCTGCTCCTCCAGGAGCTGGCGGACCGGGCCGCTCAGGCGCTGGACGTGGCGCGTGCGTACGCGGCGGAGCGGCGGGCCCGGCAGGCGGCGGAGGTGGCCGCGGGCCGGCTGGCGCGCTTGCAGCGGGTGACGGCGGAGCTGTCCCAGGTGCTCACCGCGCCGCGCGTGGCGGAAGTGGTCGTGGACCAGGGCGTGGAGGCGGTGGGCGCGCGCGGCGGCGGCTTCTGGCTGGTGGAGCCTGGAGACGGACAGGCCCGGCTGCTGCGCTGCACGGGTGAGGACTCACGCATGCTGACCGGCGTCTTCGGCGTGGTGCCGCTGGAGCACGCCTCGCCCATCACCGAGTCCATCCGCGACGCGCGCCCGGTGTGGCTGGAGACGCCGGATGCGCTGGCCCTGCGCTTCCCGGAGCTGGCCGAGCGCTGCCGGCGGGCCCAGGGCAGTCCGGCGCCCTCGTCGGTGTGCCTGCCGCTGTTGGTGGACGGGCGCGCGCTGGGGACGCTGCTGTTCACCTTCTCCGAGCCGCACGCCTTCGACGACGACGAGCGCGCCTTCCTGGAGCTGCTCGCGCACCACGCCGCGCAGGCGCTGGCACGGGCCCGGCTGCTGGAGCAGGAGCAGCGCGCGAGGGCGGCGCTGCGCGAGGCTCACCAGACGCTGGCCGCCATCATCCAGGCGTCGCCCGCGGCCATCCTGCTGCTGGACATGGACGGCACGGTGCGGCTGTGGAACCCCGCCGCGGAGCGCATGTTCGGGTGGACGGCGGACGAGGCGCTCGGCCAGGCGCTCCCGGTGGTGTCCGCATCGCGGCACGAGGAGTTCCGCCACCACCTGGAGGGCGTGGCTCAGGGCCGGGTGCTGGCGGGCGTGGAGACAGAGGGGCAACACCGGGACGGCACGCCCATCCAGGTAGCGCTGTGGACGGCGCGGGTGTGCCCGCCGGGCGGGCCCGTGCAGTGCCTGGGCATCCTGGTGGACATCACCGGGCGCCGGCGCAGCGAGGACGCCCAGCGCTTCCTCGCGGGAGCCGGCGGGGTGCTCGCCGCGAGCCTGGAGCAGGAAGAGACGCTGGAGCGCGTGGCGCACCTGGCGGTGCCCGCGTATGCGGAGGCGTGTGGCGTCTTCCTCGCGGACGAGGCGGGCGAGGCGCGCTGCGTGGCCACGGCGTGCGCGGGAAGCAGCGCACCGGGGAGTACCCAGGCGCAAGCCCTGGAAGCAGCGGCGCAAGCCGTCCCGGCGCCAGGCCTCGAGGTGGTGTCGCGAGCCATGGCCTCCGGCGAGCCGGCGCTGCACCCGGGGCTGGAGCTGGACGCGTCCGGGGATGCGCGTGCCTGGCTGTGCGTGCCGTTGCAGGTCCGCGGGCAGACGCTGGGGGCGCTGACGTTCGTCACTTCACGGCGGCCCTATGACGCGAGGGATTTGGAGCTGGCGCAGGAGCTCTCCCGCCGGGCGGCCCTCGCCATCGACAATGCCCGGCTCTACCGCGAGGCACGTCAGGCCATCCGCCTGCGCGAGGAGTTCCTCTCCATCGCCAGCCACGAGCTGAAGACGCCCATCAGCGCGCTCCAGCTTCAGGTGCAGAACCTCGAGGCCGCGTTGAAGCGCTCGCCCTCGGGGATTCCGCCGGACCGCCTGCGCCGGGGCCTGGAGGCCGTCGGCCGCCAGCTCAAGCGACAGACGCAGCTCGTCAACGAGCTGCTGGACGTGTCCCGCATCAGCGCGGGACGGCTGGAGCTGAGCCTGGAGCCGCTGGACCTGGGCGCGCTGGTGCGCGAGGTGGCCGAGCGCTTCGAGCCCGAGCTGGCGCGCACCGGCACTCCGCTGGAGCTGGTGCTGGCACCGGACGCCGTCGGACAGTGGGACCGGCTGCGGCTGGACCAGGTGCTCACCAACCTCCTGTCCAACGCGGTGAAGTACGGCCGGAGCCAGCCCGTGCGCATGGAGCTGACGGCCACCGACGAGCGCGTGCGCCTGGACGTGCGCGACGGGGGCATCGGCATCGGCGCGGAGCACCTGTCACGCCTCTTCCACCGCTTCGAGCGAGCCGTATCCGAGCGCAACTACGGCGGCTTCGGGCTGGGACTCTGGATTGCGCGGCAGATGGTGGAGGCCATGGGTGGCCACATCGCCGTGTGCAGCCATCTGGGCGTGGGCTCCACCTTCACCGTGGAGCTGCCCCGGGCCGCGGGGTGA